From one Agrobacterium fabrum str. C58 genomic stretch:
- a CDS encoding N-formylglutamate amidohydrolase, translating into MDWVTGEYELFEVTEPAVQTLPFVYNSPHSGRCYPISFLESARLDSHEIRRSEDHFVDELFAAAPEIGAPLLKANFPRAYLDVNREPYELDPRMFEGTLPPYANIGSMRVAGGLGTVPRIVAENMDIYAHRLPVDEALARIETIYKPYHACLRRLLSRTHAHFGMAVLIDCHSMPGNIRVAGSNLKPDVIIGDRYGTSASQEVSRAALHFLEELGFVAVCNKPYAGGFITEHYGRPIRSLHALQIEVNRALYVDEKTLLKKADFPAIQASLEIFMRQLGAFVSEYAIETSLAAE; encoded by the coding sequence ATGGACTGGGTGACGGGTGAATATGAGCTGTTCGAAGTAACGGAACCTGCCGTTCAAACCCTGCCATTTGTCTATAATTCCCCACATAGCGGCCGCTGTTATCCCATCTCCTTCCTGGAATCGGCACGGCTCGATTCGCATGAGATCCGCCGCTCCGAGGATCATTTCGTCGATGAGCTGTTCGCCGCAGCGCCCGAGATCGGCGCGCCGCTTCTGAAGGCCAATTTTCCGCGGGCCTATCTTGACGTCAATCGCGAGCCTTATGAGCTCGATCCCCGCATGTTCGAGGGCACGTTGCCGCCTTATGCCAATATCGGCTCCATGCGGGTCGCAGGCGGTCTCGGAACCGTGCCGCGGATCGTTGCGGAGAATATGGATATCTATGCCCACCGCCTGCCGGTGGACGAAGCGTTGGCGCGGATCGAGACGATCTACAAGCCCTATCACGCCTGCCTGCGCCGGCTGCTTTCTCGCACCCATGCCCATTTCGGCATGGCGGTGTTGATCGATTGTCATTCCATGCCCGGCAATATCCGCGTCGCCGGATCGAACCTGAAGCCCGATGTGATTATCGGCGATCGCTACGGCACCAGCGCTTCCCAGGAAGTATCCCGCGCCGCCCTGCATTTTCTGGAGGAACTGGGTTTCGTCGCGGTCTGCAACAAGCCCTATGCCGGCGGCTTCATCACCGAGCATTATGGCCGGCCGATCCGTTCGCTGCATGCGTTGCAGATCGAGGTCAACCGGGCGCTTTACGTGGATGAAAAGACGCTTTTGAAAAAAGCCGATTTCCCCGCCATTCAGGCATCGCTTGAAATCTTCATGCGCCAGCTCGGCGCCTTCGTTTCAGAATACGCGATCGAAACCTCACTCGCCGCCGAATAG
- a CDS encoding extracellular solute-binding protein, producing the protein MRRHLMTTTAAMLLAMTGSAFAGMEEAKQFLDKEIGDMSSLSRAEQEKELQWFVDAAKPFSGMEIKVVSESLTTHEYESKVLAPAFTAITGIKVTHDIIQEGDVVEKIQTQMQTGQNLYDGWVNDSDLIGTHWRYQQVRNLTDFMANEGKDVTNPGLDLKDFIGSAFTTAPDKKLYQLPDQQFANLYWFRYDWFNDDKNKADFKAKYGYDLGVPVNWSAYEDIAEFFTGRDVGGKKVFGHMDYGKKDPSLGWRFTDAWLSMAGNGDKGLPNGLPVDEWGIKVNDKSQPVGSCVARGGDTNGPASVYSIEKYLEWLKKYAPPEAQGMTFSESGPVPAQGNVAQQIFWYTAFTADMAKPGLPVVNEDGSPKWRVAPSPHGVYWKDGMKLGYQDVGSWTLMKSTPDDRAKAAWLYAQFVTSKTVDVKKSHVGLTFIRDTTIHHKSFTDRASKLGGLIEFYRSPARVQWSPTGTNVPDYPKLAQLWWQAIGDASSGAKTAQAAMDSLCAEQEKVMARIERAGVQGDIGPKLAEEHDIDYWNKDAVSKGNLAPQLKIANEKEKPVTVNYDELVKSWQK; encoded by the coding sequence ATGCGACGGCATCTGATGACGACGACGGCAGCCATGCTGCTGGCAATGACGGGTTCCGCTTTCGCCGGAATGGAGGAGGCAAAGCAGTTTCTGGACAAGGAAATCGGCGACATGTCGTCGCTTTCCCGTGCGGAGCAGGAAAAGGAACTGCAATGGTTTGTCGATGCGGCGAAACCCTTTTCGGGCATGGAAATCAAGGTGGTTTCCGAATCCCTGACAACGCATGAATATGAATCCAAGGTTCTGGCTCCGGCCTTTACCGCCATTACCGGCATCAAGGTCACGCATGACATCATCCAGGAAGGTGACGTCGTCGAAAAAATCCAGACCCAGATGCAGACCGGCCAGAACCTTTATGACGGCTGGGTCAACGATAGCGATCTCATCGGCACGCATTGGCGTTACCAGCAGGTGCGCAACCTGACGGACTTCATGGCCAATGAGGGCAAGGACGTCACCAATCCCGGTCTCGACCTCAAGGACTTCATCGGCAGCGCCTTTACGACGGCACCGGACAAGAAGCTCTACCAGCTTCCCGACCAGCAATTCGCGAACCTCTACTGGTTCCGTTATGACTGGTTCAACGACGACAAGAACAAAGCCGATTTCAAGGCCAAATACGGCTACGACCTCGGTGTGCCCGTCAACTGGTCTGCCTATGAGGATATCGCGGAATTCTTCACCGGCCGCGATGTCGGCGGCAAGAAGGTCTTCGGCCATATGGACTACGGCAAGAAGGACCCGTCGCTCGGCTGGCGCTTCACCGATGCCTGGCTTTCCATGGCCGGCAACGGCGACAAGGGTCTGCCAAACGGCCTGCCTGTCGACGAATGGGGCATCAAGGTCAATGACAAATCGCAGCCGGTCGGCTCGTGCGTCGCACGCGGCGGCGATACCAACGGTCCCGCTTCGGTCTATTCCATCGAGAAATATCTCGAGTGGCTGAAGAAATACGCGCCGCCGGAAGCACAGGGCATGACCTTCTCCGAGTCAGGTCCGGTGCCGGCGCAGGGCAACGTCGCCCAGCAGATATTCTGGTACACGGCCTTCACTGCCGATATGGCCAAGCCGGGCTTGCCTGTCGTGAACGAGGACGGTTCGCCGAAATGGCGCGTCGCACCTTCCCCGCATGGCGTCTACTGGAAGGACGGCATGAAGCTCGGTTATCAGGATGTGGGTTCGTGGACACTGATGAAATCCACCCCCGACGACCGCGCCAAGGCCGCATGGCTTTATGCGCAGTTCGTGACTTCCAAGACAGTGGATGTGAAGAAGAGCCACGTCGGTCTCACCTTCATTCGTGACACCACCATCCATCACAAGAGCTTCACGGACCGGGCTTCCAAGCTCGGTGGTTTGATCGAGTTCTACCGTTCGCCGGCTCGCGTACAGTGGTCACCGACCGGCACCAACGTTCCTGATTATCCGAAGCTGGCACAGCTATGGTGGCAGGCAATCGGCGATGCGTCGTCGGGTGCCAAAACCGCTCAGGCTGCAATGGACTCACTCTGCGCCGAGCAGGAAAAGGTCATGGCCCGTATCGAGCGCGCCGGTGTGCAGGGCGATATCGGCCCGAAACTGGCGGAAGAACATGATATCGACTACTGGAACAAGGACGCCGTTTCGAAGGGCAATCTGGCACCCCAGCTGAAGATCGCCAACGAAAAGGAAAAGCCGGTCACCGTCAATTACGACGAACTGGTCAAAAGCTGGCAGAAGTAA
- a CDS encoding LysR family transcriptional regulator, with the protein MLNLQHLASFVMLQQTGSFTLAAERLGIGQSTVSQHIQRLEAALGRRLIARSTHQVKLTGEGEALLGYARNMLDIDSKVSSLFSENRLRGQLRLGVSEDFVASRLTAILEEFIRLYPLVDLELTVSLSGVLYQMQDNGELDVVLAKRRLGDKLGHFLYREPLVWLARDPERMLNQPDALPLIAFPPPSITRKAAQEALDRAGLAWRIVCTCGSLSGLTAAARAGMGILVQPRSMAPAGLKEIAAGVLPALEDVEFVLQPSKGTDTKLVRALSDLVSSKSIAPGSFV; encoded by the coding sequence ATGCTGAACCTTCAACATCTTGCCAGCTTCGTCATGCTTCAGCAAACCGGCAGTTTCACGCTTGCTGCCGAGCGGCTCGGCATTGGCCAATCCACCGTCAGCCAGCATATCCAAAGGCTTGAGGCCGCGCTTGGCCGCCGGCTGATCGCACGCAGCACCCATCAGGTGAAACTGACCGGCGAGGGTGAGGCCCTTTTGGGTTACGCCCGCAACATGCTTGATATCGACAGCAAGGTTTCATCGCTGTTCAGCGAAAACCGCCTGCGCGGACAGCTGAGGCTTGGTGTGTCTGAAGATTTCGTCGCCAGCAGGCTGACAGCCATTCTGGAGGAATTCATCCGGCTTTATCCGCTGGTGGATCTTGAACTGACGGTTTCGCTGAGCGGCGTACTCTACCAGATGCAGGACAATGGCGAGCTGGATGTGGTGCTGGCCAAACGCCGTCTCGGCGATAAGCTCGGCCATTTTCTCTACCGCGAACCGCTCGTGTGGCTGGCGCGCGACCCGGAACGCATGCTGAACCAGCCGGATGCCCTGCCGCTCATCGCCTTTCCACCGCCGAGCATTACCAGAAAGGCGGCGCAGGAAGCGCTCGACCGGGCCGGTCTCGCCTGGCGGATCGTCTGCACCTGCGGCAGTCTGAGTGGACTGACCGCAGCGGCAAGAGCGGGCATGGGCATTCTGGTGCAGCCCCGCAGCATGGCGCCGGCCGGCCTCAAGGAAATTGCCGCCGGCGTGCTGCCGGCGCTTGAGGATGTGGAATTCGTGCTTCAGCCGAGCAAGGGTACGGATACGAAGCTGGTGCGCGCCCTTTCCGATCTCGTGTCCAGCAAGAGCATCGCACCCGGCAGCTTCGTGTAA
- a CDS encoding bile acid:sodium symporter family protein has protein sequence MTRFLPDRFTMMLVATVILASILPISGEPAVYFGLATKLAIALLFFLHGARLSRDVVIAGILHWRLHLVILLVTFGLFPLLGVAIGFIPESILPAPLYMGVLFLCVLPSTVQSSIAFTSMAGGNVPAAICSASASNIFGMFLTPLLVGLLFTVGGHGGGFSLDAFLQIFLQLLLPFIIGQALQPWIGEWIRARKKLLSPVDRGSILMVVYLAFSDAVIEGIWHTFSLRDIGVVILINIVLLAIVLCVTMFGSRILGFDKADEITITFCGSKKSLASGVPMAGAIFAGQSIGAIVLPIMLFHQIQLMVCAVLAQRYARKAHEKAAIAETAAAEGAAASAR, from the coding sequence ATGACCCGCTTTTTGCCCGACCGTTTTACCATGATGCTGGTGGCCACCGTGATTTTGGCTTCCATCCTGCCGATCAGTGGTGAGCCGGCGGTGTATTTCGGACTTGCGACAAAACTCGCGATCGCTTTGCTGTTTTTCCTGCACGGCGCGCGGCTTTCGCGGGATGTGGTGATTGCGGGCATCCTGCACTGGCGGCTGCATCTGGTGATCCTTCTCGTCACCTTTGGCCTTTTCCCGCTTCTCGGCGTGGCGATCGGCTTTATTCCCGAAAGCATCCTGCCGGCCCCGCTTTATATGGGTGTGCTGTTTCTCTGTGTGCTGCCGTCAACAGTGCAGTCCTCCATCGCCTTCACCTCCATGGCGGGTGGGAATGTTCCGGCGGCGATCTGTTCGGCCTCGGCTTCGAATATTTTCGGCATGTTCCTGACACCATTGCTGGTCGGCCTGCTGTTTACGGTCGGCGGCCATGGCGGCGGATTTTCGCTGGATGCATTCCTGCAAATCTTCCTGCAGCTGCTTTTGCCCTTCATTATTGGCCAGGCGCTGCAGCCGTGGATCGGCGAGTGGATCCGGGCGCGCAAGAAGCTTTTGTCGCCCGTCGATCGCGGTTCGATCCTGATGGTTGTCTACCTGGCGTTTTCCGATGCCGTCATCGAGGGTATCTGGCACACGTTTTCTCTCCGGGATATCGGCGTGGTCATCCTCATCAACATCGTGCTGCTGGCGATTGTTCTCTGCGTGACGATGTTCGGCAGCCGTATACTCGGTTTCGACAAGGCGGATGAAATCACCATCACGTTCTGCGGCTCGAAGAAGAGCCTTGCCAGCGGTGTGCCCATGGCGGGTGCCATTTTCGCCGGCCAGAGCATTGGCGCGATCGTGCTACCGATCATGCTCTTCCACCAGATCCAGCTGATGGTCTGCGCGGTGCTGGCCCAGCGTTATGCCCGCAAGGCGCATGAAAAGGCGGCGATCGCGGAAACGGCGGCTGCGGAAGGTGCGGCGGCATCTGCTCGCTGA
- the hisN gene encoding histidinol-phosphatase, with protein MLPDRDFFFKLADAASAETLPRFRTGIAVINKQDGGYDPVTEGDQAAETAIRALIEERFPQHGILGEEHGNVGLDRDHIWVIDPIDGTRAFISGVPVWGTLIGFQSSGRATMGIMDQPFTKERYFADGKAAWYFGPDGEKKIRTRDCASLSDAVLFTTTPHIFTAEEKPLYEKVQDQVRLFRYGVDCYAYCLLAAGHVDLVIESGLKPYDVGALIPVIEQAGGTMTTWDGGRPENGGRILAAGSKAVHEEALAILSKL; from the coding sequence ATGCTGCCCGACCGGGATTTCTTCTTCAAACTTGCCGATGCCGCCAGCGCCGAGACGCTTCCCCGCTTCCGCACGGGCATTGCCGTCATCAACAAGCAGGATGGTGGTTATGATCCGGTGACGGAAGGCGATCAGGCAGCGGAAACCGCCATTCGCGCGCTCATCGAAGAACGGTTTCCACAGCACGGCATTCTTGGTGAAGAACACGGCAATGTCGGCCTCGACCGCGACCATATCTGGGTCATCGACCCGATCGACGGCACCCGCGCCTTTATTTCCGGCGTACCGGTCTGGGGCACGCTGATCGGCTTCCAGTCGTCCGGCCGCGCCACGATGGGCATCATGGACCAGCCCTTTACGAAAGAGCGTTATTTCGCCGATGGCAAAGCCGCCTGGTATTTCGGACCCGACGGTGAAAAGAAAATCCGCACGCGCGATTGCGCATCTCTGTCGGATGCGGTGCTGTTCACCACCACCCCGCATATCTTCACCGCGGAAGAAAAGCCCCTTTATGAAAAGGTGCAGGATCAGGTCCGCCTTTTCCGTTACGGCGTGGATTGTTACGCCTATTGCCTGCTCGCGGCTGGCCATGTCGATCTGGTGATCGAATCCGGACTGAAGCCCTATGATGTCGGTGCGTTGATCCCGGTGATCGAACAGGCCGGCGGCACCATGACCACCTGGGATGGCGGGCGCCCGGAAAATGGCGGGCGCATTCTGGCCGCCGGTTCCAAGGCTGTGCACGAAGAAGCGCTTGCCATTCTCTCGAAACTCTAG
- the hspL gene encoding heat shock protein HspL, translating into MRHVDFSPLYRSTVGFDRLFSMLDGLGQPEQAQSYPPYNIERTGENAYRITMAVAGFDETELSIESRANALTVKAEKATDEKTTEGEFLYRGIATRAFERRFQLADHVEVQTASLKNGLLHIDLVRNIPEAMKPRRIAISSDSAEAPKTIEAQITPAQVN; encoded by the coding sequence ATGCGTCACGTTGATTTTTCCCCCCTCTATCGTTCCACCGTCGGCTTCGACCGTCTTTTCTCGATGCTCGACGGCCTCGGCCAGCCTGAACAGGCCCAGTCCTATCCGCCCTATAATATCGAACGAACAGGTGAAAACGCCTATCGGATCACCATGGCGGTTGCCGGTTTCGATGAAACCGAACTCAGCATCGAATCCCGCGCCAACGCACTGACGGTGAAGGCCGAGAAGGCCACGGACGAAAAAACGACCGAAGGCGAATTCCTGTATCGCGGCATCGCGACGCGCGCTTTCGAGCGCCGCTTCCAGCTTGCCGATCACGTCGAAGTCCAGACCGCTTCCTTGAAGAACGGCCTGCTTCACATCGACCTCGTCCGCAATATTCCGGAAGCCATGAAACCGCGCCGCATCGCGATCTCGTCCGACAGCGCCGAGGCGCCGAAGACGATCGAAGCCCAGATTACCCCGGCTCAGGTCAACTAA
- a CDS encoding alpha/beta fold hydrolase, which yields MIEATLRASEDNPVPGNQTVGYFTGHGGKQLRYAIFRATRSIARGTVVLLHGRNECIEKYFETVADLTAMGFWVATFDTRGQGGSERLLKKPGVGHVRRFSDYQRDISLFLEQVVLPDTRLPFFMIAHSTGALAALAAAPGLSNRIDRLALCSPFIELDSQQSVPRSVIRLVATALSLVGLGRVQLGRDQRERDFDGNPLTSDARRFARNLTLHRQFPELFIGAPTARWVYEALKTMGRVTRQDHLTNITVPTLILAPMLDTITPYKAQEELSRNFRAAQLLPITGARHELLHERDVFRKQALAAIDAFFAPE from the coding sequence ATGATCGAAGCCACATTGCGCGCCAGTGAAGACAACCCGGTTCCCGGCAACCAGACCGTCGGATATTTTACCGGCCACGGCGGCAAACAGCTTCGTTATGCGATCTTTCGCGCCACCCGCTCCATTGCCCGCGGAACAGTGGTTCTGCTGCACGGCAGGAACGAATGTATCGAGAAATATTTCGAAACGGTCGCCGATCTGACGGCCATGGGCTTCTGGGTCGCGACATTCGACACGCGCGGGCAGGGCGGTTCCGAAAGGCTCCTGAAAAAGCCCGGCGTCGGGCATGTGCGGCGCTTTTCCGATTATCAGCGCGATATCAGCCTGTTTCTCGAGCAGGTTGTCCTGCCGGATACGCGGCTGCCCTTCTTCATGATCGCCCATTCCACCGGCGCGCTTGCGGCCCTCGCGGCCGCGCCCGGCCTGTCGAACCGGATCGACCGTCTGGCGCTGTGTTCGCCTTTCATCGAGCTGGATAGTCAGCAATCGGTTCCACGGTCCGTCATCCGGCTGGTTGCGACGGCCTTGAGCCTTGTCGGCCTGGGCAGGGTTCAGCTCGGCAGGGACCAGCGCGAGCGGGATTTCGACGGCAATCCATTGACCTCGGACGCCAGACGTTTTGCAAGGAATCTGACCCTGCACCGACAGTTTCCGGAACTGTTCATCGGCGCGCCGACGGCGCGCTGGGTCTATGAAGCGCTGAAGACCATGGGGCGAGTGACCCGCCAGGATCACCTGACGAACATCACCGTTCCGACCCTCATTCTGGCGCCGATGCTGGATACGATTACGCCCTATAAGGCGCAGGAAGAGCTTTCGCGCAATTTCCGGGCAGCACAGCTTCTTCCGATAACCGGCGCGCGCCACGAATTGCTGCATGAGCGCGACGTTTTCCGCAAACAGGCGCTGGCGGCCATCGACGCGTTTTTCGCGCCGGAGTGA
- a CDS encoding DUF2160 domain-containing protein, with product MMKMPDFTWMAWTWQTAAFFAAIAVLLVGMWVWERLSPGGNPRFGLLRFETTRGDRLFISLLGSAFIHLAWLGLVGPNLWWALALSLVYAIGVFRFV from the coding sequence ATGATGAAGATGCCCGATTTTACCTGGATGGCGTGGACCTGGCAGACGGCGGCTTTTTTCGCTGCCATCGCTGTGCTGCTGGTTGGCATGTGGGTCTGGGAACGTCTCTCGCCCGGCGGCAATCCCCGCTTCGGCCTGTTGCGGTTCGAAACGACGCGCGGCGACAGGCTGTTCATTTCGCTGCTCGGCAGCGCCTTCATTCATCTCGCATGGCTCGGGCTGGTCGGCCCGAACCTGTGGTGGGCTCTCGCTCTATCCTTGGTCTACGCCATCGGCGTTTTCCGTTTTGTCTAG
- the glpK gene encoding glycerol kinase GlpK, translating into MGGYILAIDQGTTSTRSMVFDRDMRVIGVGQREFPQHFPASGWVEHDAEDIWKSVLETIRLALADAGIAASDIAAIGITNQRETTVLWDRNTGEAVHRAVVWQDRRAAPVCEDLKRRGLEPLFSKKTGLLLDPYFSGTKLKWLLDSVSGLREKAVKGEICFGTVDSFLIYRLTGGRRHVTDATNASRTLIYNIEDNAWDDELLSILNIPRAMLPEVLDCAADFGVTDKALLGAEIPILGVAGDQQAAVIGNACFEPGMMKSTYGTGCFALLNTGTDRVASTNRLLTTIAYRLDGVTTYALEGSIFIAGAAVQWLRDELGFISVASEVSALAEKADPKQRVYLVPAFTGLGAPYWDAEARGAIFGLTRGTGPAEFARAALESVAYQTFDLLDAMRKDWAGDNGKTVLRVDGGMVASDWTMQRLADILAAPVDRPVFLETTILGAAWLAASRAGIWPDRKAFADHWRRDRRFSPDMEESERKNAIAGWRDSVGRCLSKRDN; encoded by the coding sequence ATGGGCGGTTATATTCTGGCGATCGATCAGGGGACGACATCGACGAGGTCGATGGTCTTTGATCGCGACATGCGGGTGATCGGTGTCGGCCAGCGAGAATTTCCGCAGCATTTCCCGGCCTCCGGCTGGGTCGAGCACGATGCCGAAGATATCTGGAAAAGCGTGCTCGAAACCATCCGGCTGGCGCTTGCCGATGCCGGCATCGCCGCATCCGATATTGCAGCAATCGGCATCACAAACCAGCGTGAAACAACCGTGCTGTGGGACCGCAACACCGGCGAGGCCGTGCATCGCGCCGTGGTCTGGCAGGATCGTCGCGCCGCGCCGGTCTGCGAGGACCTGAAGCGCCGAGGGCTGGAGCCGCTGTTTTCGAAAAAGACCGGACTGCTGCTCGATCCCTATTTTTCCGGCACCAAGCTGAAATGGCTTCTCGATAGCGTCAGCGGCCTTCGCGAAAAAGCCGTGAAGGGAGAAATCTGCTTCGGCACCGTCGACAGTTTCCTGATCTATCGCCTGACTGGCGGCCGGCGTCATGTGACTGACGCCACTAATGCCTCCCGTACCTTGATCTACAACATCGAAGACAACGCCTGGGATGACGAATTGCTGTCTATCCTTAACATTCCCCGCGCCATGCTGCCGGAGGTGCTGGACTGCGCTGCCGATTTCGGCGTGACGGATAAGGCGCTTCTCGGTGCGGAAATTCCAATCCTCGGTGTGGCCGGCGATCAGCAGGCCGCCGTTATCGGCAATGCCTGCTTCGAGCCGGGCATGATGAAATCTACCTATGGCACGGGCTGCTTTGCCCTTCTCAATACCGGCACAGACCGGGTGGCATCCACCAACCGGTTGCTAACGACGATTGCTTACCGCCTCGATGGCGTGACGACCTATGCGCTTGAAGGTTCGATCTTCATTGCCGGCGCCGCCGTGCAATGGCTGCGTGACGAACTTGGTTTCATCTCGGTTGCGTCTGAAGTCAGCGCGCTCGCCGAAAAGGCCGATCCCAAGCAGCGGGTTTATCTCGTGCCGGCCTTTACCGGCCTTGGCGCGCCTTATTGGGATGCCGAGGCCCGCGGAGCGATTTTCGGCCTGACGCGCGGTACGGGACCTGCGGAATTTGCCCGCGCGGCGCTCGAAAGCGTTGCCTACCAGACGTTCGATCTCCTGGACGCCATGCGCAAGGACTGGGCGGGTGACAATGGCAAGACGGTGCTGAGGGTGGATGGCGGCATGGTCGCTTCCGATTGGACCATGCAGCGGCTGGCGGATATTCTTGCCGCCCCGGTCGATCGTCCGGTCTTTCTGGAAACGACCATTCTGGGCGCAGCCTGGCTTGCGGCCTCCCGCGCCGGCATCTGGCCGGACCGCAAGGCCTTTGCCGACCATTGGCGCCGTGACCGCCGCTTCAGCCCCGACATGGAAGAAAGCGAGCGGAAGAACGCGATCGCGGGCTGGCGTGACAGCGTTGGCCGTTGCCTCTCGAAACGGGACAATTGA
- a CDS encoding carbohydrate ABC transporter permease: protein MSASNVTTGVERNGFGTGSAVSVRPSFAGTARSRRHHGPSRFSWLVPTIYIILLLVPIYWLINMSFKTNAEIVSSMTLYPHQPTLQNYRTIFTDSSWYSGYINSIIYVVMNMVISVAAALPAAYAFSRYRFLGDKHLFFWLLTNRMAPPAVFALPFFQLYSAFGLIDTHIAVALAHCLFNVPLAVWILEGFMSGVPKEIDETAYIDGYSFPKFFVKIFMPLIASGIGVACFFSFMFSWVELLIARTLTTTDAKPIAATMTRTVSAAGMDWGLLAAAGVLTLIPGALVIWFVRNYIAKGFALGRV from the coding sequence ATGAGCGCCTCCAATGTCACCACCGGCGTGGAGCGAAATGGCTTCGGCACTGGCTCAGCGGTGTCGGTAAGGCCTAGCTTTGCCGGAACAGCACGATCACGCCGCCACCATGGGCCGTCCAGGTTTTCCTGGCTGGTGCCGACGATCTACATCATCCTTCTGCTGGTTCCGATCTACTGGCTTATCAATATGAGCTTCAAGACGAACGCGGAAATCGTCTCGTCGATGACGCTTTATCCGCACCAGCCGACGCTCCAGAACTATCGCACGATCTTCACCGATTCATCCTGGTATTCGGGTTACATCAACTCGATCATCTACGTCGTCATGAACATGGTGATTTCCGTCGCAGCGGCGCTTCCGGCAGCCTATGCCTTCTCGCGTTACCGTTTCCTGGGCGACAAACACCTGTTCTTCTGGCTTTTGACCAACCGCATGGCGCCGCCCGCCGTATTTGCGCTGCCGTTCTTCCAGCTCTATTCGGCGTTCGGGCTGATCGACACGCATATCGCCGTGGCGCTGGCGCATTGCCTGTTCAACGTGCCGCTGGCGGTGTGGATTCTTGAAGGTTTCATGTCCGGCGTGCCGAAGGAAATCGACGAAACCGCCTATATTGACGGCTATTCCTTCCCGAAATTTTTCGTGAAGATCTTCATGCCGCTCATCGCCTCCGGCATCGGGGTCGCCTGTTTCTTCAGCTTCATGTTCTCATGGGTCGAACTTCTGATCGCCCGCACGCTGACGACGACGGACGCCAAGCCGATTGCTGCGACGATGACACGCACCGTCTCCGCCGCCGGCATGGACTGGGGCCTGCTTGCCGCTGCCGGTGTGCTGACGCTGATACCGGGTGCGCTGGTGATCTGGTTCGTGCGCAATTACATCGCCAAGGGCTTTGCGCTGGGGAGGGTTTGA
- the cpdR gene encoding cell cycle two-component system response regulator CpdR, with product MNQKILLAEDDNDMRRFLVKALEKAGYKVSSFDNGASAYDRLREEPFSLLLTDIVMPEMDGIELARRATELDPDLKVMFITGFAAVALNADSKAPKDAKVLSKPFHLRDLVDEVNKLLVA from the coding sequence ATGAATCAGAAAATTCTTCTCGCTGAAGACGACAACGATATGCGCCGCTTTCTCGTGAAAGCGCTGGAAAAAGCCGGTTACAAGGTTTCTTCCTTCGACAATGGCGCCAGCGCCTATGACCGGCTTCGCGAAGAGCCTTTTTCGCTGCTGCTGACCGATATCGTCATGCCTGAAATGGACGGCATCGAGCTTGCGCGGCGCGCCACCGAACTCGACCCGGACCTGAAGGTGATGTTCATCACCGGCTTCGCAGCCGTTGCGCTCAACGCCGATTCGAAGGCTCCAAAGGATGCCAAGGTGCTTTCCAAGCCGTTCCATCTGCGCGATCTCGTGGATGAAGTGAACAAACTCCTTGTGGCATAA